GTGGCGTGTAGTGTGAGGAGTGAGGCTGGTGGATGCTAAGTACTTTGGATATGCTGTAAAACTGACGGGCTTGCGCTTGTTTCTGGTGCTGTGGATAGGATTAATCAGTTCTGCTATCCTCCTAGACTGGGCAGCAGGGCGGCAAAGCTATCACATGGGTTCACTGGCACTGCCGATGATTCTCTGTGCCGTTTTGTCTAGCGGTTTGGGATTTTGGGCTGTGCCCCTGCTTCGGCGATTGAAAATGGGGCAGTTCATTCGAGAAGATGGCCCTAAAGCTCATCTCAAAAAGGCTGGAACTCCAACTATGGGTGGAATTTTTGTAGTTCCTGTTGGAGTTTTAGTGGCGATCGTGGGTACCGGCTTTGCACCTACAGTAGTTGCTGCTGGGTTAATGACGCTGGCTTATGGAATGATTGGCTGGCTTGATGACTGGCAAATCTTGGTTAAGAAGAATAACAAAGGCATCTCACCCCGGATGAAGTTAGGGCTGCAAATTCTCTTTGCAGTTCTGTTTTGTTGGTGGGCATATAGCACCCAGCCTGCTGACCTGACAACCATAGCATTGCCATTTGGGCTATCTCTGCCCGTAGGTCTGTGCTTCTGGGTAGTGGCTGGGTTTGCTCTAGTTGCTGAGAGCAATGCTACCAACCTAACCGATGGGGTCGATGGCTTGGCAGCCGGGGTAGGCGCGATCGTCTTCCTAGGCCTAGGTGCTGCCATTGCCTCAGTTTCTCCTGACTTGATGGTGTTCGCTGCTTGCATGGCTGGCAGCTATTTAGGGTTCCTAGTGCACAATCACAATCCGGCACGAGTGTTTATGGGTGATACTGGCTCTCTGGCCATGGGCGGTGCCTTGGGCGCGATCGCCATTCTGACCAACAGTTTGTGGATGTTAGTCTTGGCTGGGATCATCTTTGTGGCCGAAACACTCTCCGTTGTTGCCCAGGTGTCTTACTACAAAGCTACCAAGGGGCCTGATGGCATTGGCAAGCGACTATTGCGCATGGCCCCCCTCCACCATCACTTCGAGCTATCTGGTTGGCACGAAACTAAAGTTGTTGGTGTGTTTTATCTAGTGACTGCCATGTTGACGATCGTGACGTTGCTCATCAAGCTTGCTTAGCTCGTAGCCATCTGGATAGCCCTAAAAAGTAATGATTTTCTGGGAAAGGGGTGTTGGGGACGTTCCCTTGGAAGGGGGTTAGCCCTCCTTGACCTCCACTTCAACCATTACTTCTTTATCACTACCACCATCTAAATCAGCAGTGGTGATACTATGCAACTTGTCCATAGCTAGCCATAGGAATTGTTATGGAAATTGTTCACAACAAACATTAGTAACGTCCCTAACAATTGTGTAGAGTGGTATGGACAAATTGCCCCACTATTCACCTGTATTCAGTCATGCCTGATTTTTCCTCACCCGTTTCGGTTATGTCAGCGATCGCTGCACGTTCTCTGCCGCTGTTGGCAACTGCTGCTGATATGAGCGCTAGCTCAGAGGTAGAGCCAGTTAACAAGTCAATTGTCCTTGCAGGTGTGCTACTTAGCCTTGTGGTCATTTACTTGGCTAGCAAGGTGGGCGGTGAACTTTGCACCCGGTTGAATTTGCCACCTGTTTTAGGTGAACTCCTCGGCGGAGTTGTGGTTGGCATATCAGCCCTGCATTTACTCGTGTCACCTGAAAGTGGTGCTATGGGTGCAGACTCGCTGATCATGGGCTTCTTGGAACGAACGGCTGGCTTAAGCCCTGCTGCATTACAAGCCACTTTTGAGGCCCAGAGTGAAGTAGTTTCTGTCTTGGCTGAGCTAGGAGTAATCATTCTTCTGTTTGAAATTGGTCTGGAGTCTGATCTGAAGGAACTGCTTAAAGTAGGAATCCAAGCAACCTTAGTCGCCGTGGTTGGAGTTGCTGTCCCCTTTGCATTGGGCACAACGGGGTTGATTGTGATCTTTCACTTACCGGTAATCCCTTCTGTGTTTGCAGGAGCAGCACTGACTGCAACTAGCATTGGCATCACAGCGCGAGTATTGGCAGAGATTCAACGCCTCACCTCTCCAGAGGGGCAAATCATCATTGGTGCAGCAGTAATTGATGACGTGTTAGGCATCATTGTGCTAGCAGTAGTTGCTAGCTTGGCGAAAACTGGTGAGATTGAAGTTACCAATGTACTTTATCTAATTGTTAGCGCTGGGGCCTTTTTGATTGGTTCAGTGCTGCTAGGACGCTTCCTCAGTCCATTTTTTGTCGGGCTGGTGAAGGAGTTGAAAACCAGAGGGCAGTTGCTGATCACCTCTCTAATTTTTGCCTTTGTGCTGTCTTACATCGGTGCAGTAATTCAGCTAGAAGCTATTCTGGGGGCATTTACGGCTGGGCTTGTGTTAGCAGAAACCGAGTTCCGAAAAGAGCTGGAAGAGCAGGTGCTGCCGATCGCCGATATGCTAGTACCCATCTTTTTTGTTACCGTTGGTGCTAGCACCGATGTTAGTGTGCTCAATCCATTTGTGCCTGCCAACCGTGAAGGCTTGATTACAGCTAGTTTCCTAGTTGCAGTTGCTATTATCGGTAAAGTCGTCACAGGCTTAGCTGTATTTGGAAAACCAGGGATCAATCGACTGGCGATTGGAGTCGGTATGATTCCTAGGGGTGAAGTAGGCCTAGTGTTTGTGGGGGTAGGTAGCGCCAGTGGCGTGCTGAGCAAGCCCCTAGAAGCTGCCATCATCGTCATGGTAATTTTGACCACCTTCCTAGCGCCACCCCTACTGCGGCTTGTATTTCCTGACCAACCACCAGCTACAGGTACTGAGTCTGCTAGCCTAGATAGCGCTTGAAGCTAGGAGATCGGTTGATGATTCTCGTGATTGATAACTACGACAGTTTCACCTACAACCTAGTGCAATATTTAGGCGAGCTGGGTAGAGAGTTGCCTGTAGCTGCTGAGATTCGGGTATATCGCAACGACCAAATTACCCTCGATGACATTCGTCGGCTTCAGCCTGATGGCATTGTGATTTCCCCAGGCCCAGGTACACCCGATGATGCTGGCATCTCCTTAGCCGTGGTTGAGCAGCTAGGGCCAACGATGCCTATATTAGGGGTTTGCCTAGGGCACCAGAGCATTGGGCAAGTCTTTGGTGGCACGATCGTCAGAGCAGCCGAATTGATGCATGGTAAAACGTCGTTGATCTATCACAACAGCGCGGGAATCTTTCAGGGGTTATCGTCACCGTTTACTGCTACACGCTATCACAGCTTGGTGATTGATAATACCAATCCCCCTGATGCCCTAGAAGTTACAGCCTGGTTAGACGACAATACCATTATGGGTGTGCGTCATCGTGACTATCCTCACATTCAAGGTGTCCAGTTTCACCCTGAAAGCATCTTGACAGACTGTGGTAAGCACCTACTGCGAAATTTCTTGATCTCCTTGCCCCCTAAACCAGCTAGACTAGCGGTTTGACAGCCTGTAGCTGTGTAAGTGCAACTGTTGGGAGTGAAGGGAAGATGATGAAACGTCGATATTTACTGCAATATG
The DNA window shown above is from Cyanobacteriota bacterium and carries:
- a CDS encoding aminodeoxychorismate/anthranilate synthase component II; the protein is MILVIDNYDSFTYNLVQYLGELGRELPVAAEIRVYRNDQITLDDIRRLQPDGIVISPGPGTPDDAGISLAVVEQLGPTMPILGVCLGHQSIGQVFGGTIVRAAELMHGKTSLIYHNSAGIFQGLSSPFTATRYHSLVIDNTNPPDALEVTAWLDDNTIMGVRHRDYPHIQGVQFHPESILTDCGKHLLRNFLISLPPKPARLAV
- a CDS encoding cation:proton antiporter, translated to MPDFSSPVSVMSAIAARSLPLLATAADMSASSEVEPVNKSIVLAGVLLSLVVIYLASKVGGELCTRLNLPPVLGELLGGVVVGISALHLLVSPESGAMGADSLIMGFLERTAGLSPAALQATFEAQSEVVSVLAELGVIILLFEIGLESDLKELLKVGIQATLVAVVGVAVPFALGTTGLIVIFHLPVIPSVFAGAALTATSIGITARVLAEIQRLTSPEGQIIIGAAVIDDVLGIIVLAVVASLAKTGEIEVTNVLYLIVSAGAFLIGSVLLGRFLSPFFVGLVKELKTRGQLLITSLIFAFVLSYIGAVIQLEAILGAFTAGLVLAETEFRKELEEQVLPIADMLVPIFFVTVGASTDVSVLNPFVPANREGLITASFLVAVAIIGKVVTGLAVFGKPGINRLAIGVGMIPRGEVGLVFVGVGSASGVLSKPLEAAIIVMVILTTFLAPPLLRLVFPDQPPATGTESASLDSA
- the mraY gene encoding phospho-N-acetylmuramoyl-pentapeptide-transferase translates to MDAKYFGYAVKLTGLRLFLVLWIGLISSAILLDWAAGRQSYHMGSLALPMILCAVLSSGLGFWAVPLLRRLKMGQFIREDGPKAHLKKAGTPTMGGIFVVPVGVLVAIVGTGFAPTVVAAGLMTLAYGMIGWLDDWQILVKKNNKGISPRMKLGLQILFAVLFCWWAYSTQPADLTTIALPFGLSLPVGLCFWVVAGFALVAESNATNLTDGVDGLAAGVGAIVFLGLGAAIASVSPDLMVFAACMAGSYLGFLVHNHNPARVFMGDTGSLAMGGALGAIAILTNSLWMLVLAGIIFVAETLSVVAQVSYYKATKGPDGIGKRLLRMAPLHHHFELSGWHETKVVGVFYLVTAMLTIVTLLIKLA